Proteins encoded by one window of Dehalococcoidales bacterium:
- a CDS encoding RNA polymerase sigma factor, with the protein MDLEREKELVNRAKTDVNAFGLLYDEYYPKILGYVILRTANIEIAKDITSEVFLKALHTIKRFQWRNIPFSAYLYRIAENKIINGYNHNKQLNLLKKEMEVLAIATGANDNDEITRIEADMQKHEDYLLLHRCIVKLPHIYQEVIVLRYFEKKSVAEICLILGKREGTVKSLLHRGLDKLKKLLEDNATF; encoded by the coding sequence ATGGATTTAGAGCGGGAAAAAGAACTGGTAAACAGGGCAAAAACCGATGTTAATGCATTTGGCTTGCTTTATGACGAGTATTATCCCAAAATCCTCGGTTATGTGATTCTACGAACAGCTAATATCGAAATAGCCAAGGATATAACCTCCGAGGTATTCCTCAAAGCCCTTCATACCATTAAACGCTTCCAATGGCGTAATATCCCCTTCTCCGCATATCTGTACCGCATTGCCGAAAATAAAATCATTAACGGCTATAACCATAACAAGCAACTTAATTTGCTTAAAAAAGAAATGGAGGTTTTGGCAATTGCAACAGGGGCAAACGATAACGATGAGATAACACGCATTGAAGCCGATATGCAAAAACATGAGGACTATCTTTTATTGCATCGCTGTATAGTCAAACTGCCCCATATTTACCAAGAAGTTATTGTTCTAAGGTATTTTGAGAAAAAGTCTGTTGCTGAAATTTGCTTGATACTGGGAAAACGCGAGGGAACGGTAAAGTCGCTCTTACACAGGGGTTTGGACAAACTTAAAAAATTATTGGAGGACAATGCAACCTTTTAG